A segment of the Echinicola strongylocentroti genome:
TGTCCAGCATTTCTCCGTCCACATTCACTTCAGCAAAGGAATCCTTTAACCCATTCTCCATCAGGTCAACTAAGTAGGAGGCAAAGGTGAACCTGCCATTATCATGCTTTCTGGATACCACCACATGGGCAAACATCCCCACCTCCCAATCTTCGTTTACCCAGCATTTATAAATGGGCAATGACCTGGCACGGGTTTTCAGGTAGGCTTTTGGAGAGAATTTAACTTGCTGTTTGTTTTTTGATTTCTTTTTGGCCACTTTTTCCGATGATTTTAGTTATTGGTCGAATTTAGATCTGAATAGAATAAGATCAAAAGTAAAAAGATAAACGAATGATCCCATCACCTGTAAATGGTAATATTGGAGATCTTTACAAAAATCATAAGCTGTCTATTTAGCAAAGGTGTGTGCAGGTAGCGTTTTGAAGGAAACGGTCATGGTATGGGTTGGTGGTAAAAGAGATAACTGGCAGATAAGTTGCTTATTTCGTTAATTTTTACGTTTTTTTAGCGAGTGATTTTTTATATCATTAACCCTTACTGCTAGCGTCTGTAGCATTATGGGATTTTGTACTAATCAGAAGTGTAGCAATTAATTTTAAACTTAAACGTAGCCAAATGATCCGTTTTATACCGTTGTTTTTTTGTTTTGTAATCTTTTGTGGGGCAAGCCTTGCCCAGACAGAGAGTGATGCTGTCATTAGAGTGGGGTTTACGGGCTCCCAGCCTTTTGTTATTCCCGGTACTGATTCTGATGGTATTTCGGTGGATTTATGGAGAGAGGTGGCATTTCAGGGTGACTTGGATTATGAATTGACCCACTTTGAAAATGTAACTTCCGGTCTTGACGCGGTCAAGAATCAAACGGTGGATGTATTGGTAGGCCCCATTACTATAAACTCTGACCGTGCCGCTAATGTGACATTTTCACAACCGTTTTTCGAAACGGAAATGGCCATTTTGGCACCGAAGATCGAGCAAGGTTTTTGGGATTATGTCAAGCCAATCTTCAGCACGACTTTTCTTTTTGGTGTGTTGGGACTGTTTTTTTTGCTTTCCATTGTAGGAGTACTGTTGTGGATGGTGGAGCGAAAGACCCTTACTCCAGAAGGGAAAAACAGCACCATCGGTGGTATCGGGAACGGTATCTGGCTGGCCATTGTGACGATGACGACAGTGGGGTATGGGGATTTGGCTCCCAAGACACTCGCTGGACGGGTTATTGTCGGTATGTGGATGATTATTTCCTTAATCACCGCCACTTCTTTTGTCGCTGGTATCGCCACGACGATTTCCCAAATAAAAGGCGAAGGCGATACTATTACTTCTTTACTTCATTTGGAAGGAAAAAAAGTGGCTGTTCCCGATAATCAAAAGATCATCGATAACATCACCACTGTAGGAGGAAGACCCGAGCCGGTAGCTAATATTAATGAAGGCTTTGAGCGCTTGTCCAATGGTGAGGTGGATGCGTTGGTATATGATGTGATCGCATTGGAATATACGTACCGAAGCCATGATGAAGGCCAATTTGTGCTGAGCAAAAAAAGGATTGTTCCCCAAAATTATGGATTTGCATTTCATGAGGCATCCAGTCTAAAGCGCTTGGTAGATATCGAAATCCTAAAGCTCAAAGAGTCCGGAGAGATCCAGAAAGTCATTGACAGGTGGGTCAATAGTGGTGAATAGTCGTTGGTGTTTTTAATTCAGAATTCAAGACATCGAAAAGGAATAGCGTAAGGATTTGATAACGACATTAGGGACATAGGACACAATAGGGAGGGCATCTAATTAGCTTGCTGTACCTGTAGTGCTTTTGTTGGATCAATAGGGTGCCACTAAGACACTAAGTTTTCAGGAATATAACAAGCTAAGTACACAACAAACCCCAATCCAACCCCCTTTTATCTGGATTCAGGATTGCAAATACTGAATAGCTCGGAGCAATTACCTTCTAACATTCCAACCTTCCCACTTGCTAACCCGGGTTTAACTCCCAACACCATGATAGCACAGGAAGGTAAAAACAGGGTGTTTTGTAATTTTATTGAGTTAAAAACTCGGTATATGCATTGGAATATCTATTTCAAACTTCATAACGAAGTACCAATGCATTACTCGGATTAAATGAGAAGTCTGCTTTAGGCAATTTCAATAAACTCGATGATGAATAGACAAATAACCTCCCTGTTTTTCCTGGTCCTGATGATAGGGCTAGAAAGCAGTTGCTCCTCTGAAAAAACCAATCAGTCCACTTCTTCTGAGAAGGCCCCACTGCCGGCAGTGACCGATTCGGTGATGCGGCAGGTGTATGAGGAAATCAAGACTCCCCATAAATACGGTTTGGTGAAGATTCCGCCCAGCAACGATTTAAAAATGGATTGCCCCAGTATTTTTAGGGATGGAGACAAATGGTATATGACTTTCCTGATTTATGGTGGGCGCGGCTATGAAACCTGGCTTGCCGAAAGTGAAGACCTGCTGCATTGGGAGGATAAGGGCAAGATCATGTCCTTTTCCGATACCACGGACTGGGATATGAACCAAAAAGCCGGATATATCGCACTCCAAGACTTGGAATGGGGCGGTAGCTATGAATGGGGGACTTATCAGGACAAGCACTGGATGAGTTATTTCGGAGGCAATACTCGGGGCTATGAAGCCGGTGTACTTTCCATTGGAATGGCCTCTACTGATCAATCCCCGACTACAGCCCATGAATGGCAGCGGCTGGAAAAACCAGTGCTGACACCCCATGACGAAGACGCTCGCTGGTGGGACAATAGCACCATGTACAAAAACTCCATCATCCGTGATGAGCATGAGTTTACCGGACATCCCTTTATTATGTATTACAACGCCCGCGGTGATAGCATTAATCCTGGCCGGGGGCAGAAAGAATTGCCATGGCCGTGTCGGATGACATGGTCAATTGGGAGCGTTATGGTGATGCTCCACTGATTAACCATCACAAGGGTATTTCTGGTGACGCCTATATCCAGCAGATGGGAGACTTGTACGTGATGTTTTACTTTGGTGCTTTTTGGCCGGACAGGGAGAATACTACAGCATTTAACCGCTTTGCCGTTTCCAATAACTTGGTGGATTGGGTGGACTGGGAAGGAGAAGACCTGATCAGCCCTTCTGAGCCTTATGACAACCTCTTTGCCCATAAATCTTTTGTGGTCAAGCACAATGGGGTGGTGTACCATTACTACTGTGCGGTCAATAAGGACGGCCAGCGGGGTATTGCCGTGGCCACTTCCAAGGATTTCGGTACGAGTGAGCTGGAGTTTCTTCCTTTGGAAGGGGAATAGAAATGAGACTTGAGACGTGGCAATCAAGTATCAAGAAAAAAGTACAGCAAGAGGGTTGTGCTGGGTCTCTGCTCCAGCACTGACAAGCGTTGAGTTGTTGACTCAATTAAGCTGTTCCTGATTTGAACCCGGAATATACATTAGCCTATCTATTACGGTATGAACCTACTTCAAAATCAGTCGCTTCGCTGCTGTTTTCGATTTCACCATAGCGGTGCTATGCCTCAATCTCCAAACAGCCTGATTTTCTTGCAGTTTCAAACCTCATCACGATTCCTAATGCATAAACCGGGTTGAAACGTCAAATTGTTAGCCAAAACAACAACCACTCTCAAACCTTCCAACATTTAAGCCTTATGACCAATCATCCCATGCGTAACGTTTTTTATATTGCTTTTGTCATTTTCATCAATGGTCATTCGCTATTTGCCCAGACCGTGACGGGAGAGCCAGCGGCCATTCCGCATCCACCGGAGAAATTCCACCTTAACCCTTGGGAGGATCCCTTGATCACCAGCCTAAACCGTGAGCCTGCTAGGACGACGGCATATTCTTATGAAAGTGAAGCTGCCGCAAAAACAGGCGATCGAGCGGATAGCAGGATGCAGCTGTTGAATGGGGAATGGGATTTTCATTTTGCGATGAACATGAAGGAGGCACCCAGCGATTTTTATGCGTCAAAGGTGACTGGCTGGGACAAAATCGAGGTGCCATCCAACTGGGAGCTCAAAGGCTATGACAAGCCCATTTATAAAAGTGCCGTGTATCCCTTTCGACCGATCAATCCTCCATATGTACCTGAAGATTACAATGGTGTAGGCTCTTACCAACGCACTTTTGAAGTGTCCGAAAACTGGGAAGATATGAACATTACACTTCATTTTGGTGCAGTGAGTTCGGCATTTAAGGTATGGCTGAATGGTGAATTTGTGGGCTACGGTGAAGACAGCTTTTTGCCTTCGGAATTTAACATAACACCCTATTTGCAGTCAGGAGAAAATGTACTTTCCGTACAGGTACTTCGCTGGAGTGATGGGTCATACCTGGAAGACCAAGACCACTGGCGACTGAGTGGTATACAGCGGGAGGTGTTTTTGATGGCCGAGCCCAAGCTGCGGATTTATGATTTTCATTGGCAGGCAAAACTGGATGATAGCTATCAGAATGCCACGTTCAGCATTCGGCCAAAGATCGAAAACCTCACTGGAGCACGAGTGCCAGACAGTAACTTGAAGGCGCAGCTTTTTGATGCCGAGGGGAAGCCTGTTTTTGATGTGCCGCTGGAGATGGGGGTGGAGGATATTTTGAATGAAAGTTATCCAAGGCTGGATAATGTAAAATTTGGCCTACTGGAAGCAACCGTGAAAAATCCCCAGCTTTGGAGCGACGAGCACCCTTATCTGTACACCTTGGTTTTGCGGCTTGAAGGGGAGGGTGGAAAGCTGCTGGAAGCCAAAAGCTGCAAGGTGGGCTTCAGGTCGATTGCTTTTGACCCGGAAACCAGCAAGTTGCTCATCAATGGCAAGGTGACCTATATTTATGGTGTCAACCGCCATGACCATCACCCTGTACGCGGCAAAGCCCTCACGCGGAAGGACATCGAGGAAGATGTGAAAACGATCAAGCAGTTTAATTTCAATACCATCCGCACTAGTCACTATCCCAATGATCCATATTTTTACGAATTATGTGATGAATACGGCATTTTGGTGATCGATGAGGCCAATCACGAGACCCACGGCATCGGCGGAAAGCTCAGCAACGATACCCAATGGACCCATGCCTATATGGAGCGGGTGACCAGAATGGTACAGCGAGACAAAAACCACCCATCTATCATTTTCTGGAGCTTGGGCAATGAAGCAGGACGGGGGCCAAACCATGCTGCGATGGCCGCTTGGGTGCACGATGTTGACATTACCCGGCCAGTGCATTATGAGCCGGCGCAGGGCAATCACCGGGCAGAAGGATACCTCCCTCCAAACCACCCTGATTATCCAAAGGATCACTCCCACAGGGTTCAGGTGCCCACAGACCAACCTTATGTGGACATGGTCAGTCGTTTTTATCCAGCGATTTTTACCCCTGACCTATTGGTTAACCAACATGCTGACAAGCGGCCAATTGTGTTTATCGAATATTCCCACTCCATGGGCAACAGCACCGGAAATATGAAAGAATTGTGGGATAAGTTCCGGTCATTGCCCCAAGTGATCGGCGGATGCATTTGGGATTTTAAAGACCAAGGCCTGCTCCAAACCACCGAAGATGGAGAAAAATATTATGCCTATGGAGGAGATTTTGGAGAAGAACGCCATGATGGTAACTTTTGTATCAACGGTATTGTCGCTTCTGATGGAAGGCCAAAGGCTGCTATCTACGAATGTAAATGGGTATATCAGCCTGTGGAAATGACATGGGAGGAGCCGGTCGCAATGAAGGTTCGTGTCCATAACCGCCATGCTGATCAGTCATTGGAAAACTATCAATTTTCACTTGGGCTGTTGGAGAATGGAAAAGAAGTGCAACGCTATAAATTGCCCGCACTCCAGCTTGAGGCAGGGGAAGATACGGTCATCAATTTGGGTAATTATATCAATGACCTTTCAGTAGGACATGAATACCTTGCCCATCTCACCTTTAGCCTATCACAAGATGAAGTGTGGGCCGACCAAGGCCATGTGATCGCCGAACAGCAGTTCCAAC
Coding sequences within it:
- a CDS encoding glycoside hydrolase family protein, with product MAVSDDMVNWERYGDAPLINHHKGISGDAYIQQMGDLYVMFYFGAFWPDRENTTAFNRFAVSNNLVDWVDWEGEDLISPSEPYDNLFAHKSFVVKHNGVVYHYYCAVNKDGQRGIAVATSKDFGTSELEFLPLEGE
- a CDS encoding glycoside hydrolase family protein, which gives rise to MMNRQITSLFFLVLMIGLESSCSSEKTNQSTSSEKAPLPAVTDSVMRQVYEEIKTPHKYGLVKIPPSNDLKMDCPSIFRDGDKWYMTFLIYGGRGYETWLAESEDLLHWEDKGKIMSFSDTTDWDMNQKAGYIALQDLEWGGSYEWGTYQDKHWMSYFGGNTRGYEAGVLSIGMASTDQSPTTAHEWQRLEKPVLTPHDEDARWWDNSTMYKNSIIRDEHEFTGHPFIMYYNARGDSINPGRGQKELPWPCRMTWSIGSVMVMLH
- a CDS encoding transporter substrate-binding domain-containing protein, with the protein product MIRFIPLFFCFVIFCGASLAQTESDAVIRVGFTGSQPFVIPGTDSDGISVDLWREVAFQGDLDYELTHFENVTSGLDAVKNQTVDVLVGPITINSDRAANVTFSQPFFETEMAILAPKIEQGFWDYVKPIFSTTFLFGVLGLFFLLSIVGVLLWMVERKTLTPEGKNSTIGGIGNGIWLAIVTMTTVGYGDLAPKTLAGRVIVGMWMIISLITATSFVAGIATTISQIKGEGDTITSLLHLEGKKVAVPDNQKIIDNITTVGGRPEPVANINEGFERLSNGEVDALVYDVIALEYTYRSHDEGQFVLSKKRIVPQNYGFAFHEASSLKRLVDIEILKLKESGEIQKVIDRWVNSGE
- a CDS encoding glycoside hydrolase family 2 TIM barrel-domain containing protein, with the protein product MTNHPMRNVFYIAFVIFINGHSLFAQTVTGEPAAIPHPPEKFHLNPWEDPLITSLNREPARTTAYSYESEAAAKTGDRADSRMQLLNGEWDFHFAMNMKEAPSDFYASKVTGWDKIEVPSNWELKGYDKPIYKSAVYPFRPINPPYVPEDYNGVGSYQRTFEVSENWEDMNITLHFGAVSSAFKVWLNGEFVGYGEDSFLPSEFNITPYLQSGENVLSVQVLRWSDGSYLEDQDHWRLSGIQREVFLMAEPKLRIYDFHWQAKLDDSYQNATFSIRPKIENLTGARVPDSNLKAQLFDAEGKPVFDVPLEMGVEDILNESYPRLDNVKFGLLEATVKNPQLWSDEHPYLYTLVLRLEGEGGKLLEAKSCKVGFRSIAFDPETSKLLINGKVTYIYGVNRHDHHPVRGKALTRKDIEEDVKTIKQFNFNTIRTSHYPNDPYFYELCDEYGILVIDEANHETHGIGGKLSNDTQWTHAYMERVTRMVQRDKNHPSIIFWSLGNEAGRGPNHAAMAAWVHDVDITRPVHYEPAQGNHRAEGYLPPNHPDYPKDHSHRVQVPTDQPYVDMVSRFYPAIFTPDLLVNQHADKRPIVFIEYSHSMGNSTGNMKELWDKFRSLPQVIGGCIWDFKDQGLLQTTEDGEKYYAYGGDFGEERHDGNFCINGIVASDGRPKAAIYECKWVYQPVEMTWEEPVAMKVRVHNRHADQSLENYQFSLGLLENGKEVQRYKLPALQLEAGEDTVINLGNYINDLSVGHEYLAHLTFSLSQDEVWADQGHVIAEQQFQLQKGSKPVVDREPGELVVEESSDGYHVNGKGVKLSFGKVTGALESYQVKGKEQISSPMELSFTRPLTDNDRKGWKPQEKLNVWYEAVPSLTKMESSQIDNGDVQITSHYSLINGKANVQVVYTVMAGGTVKVDYTLVPLDDLPNIPKVGMHLGIRREYDQITWYGKGPVENYIDKSHGFMAGIYSQPIDQFMEPYVMPQENGNRTAIRWMELTDSSGKNGLKITADSLLSMSAWPYTEENINEAKHTYELQDAGFITVNIDLIQMGVGGNDSWSDVAQPLEQYQIPAKPYRYSYYLSIK